From the genome of Thauera chlorobenzoica:
GGCGGTGAGGCCGGCCCCATCGGTCTGCGCAATTGCATCGGTGCCGTACAGCGCGTCGTACAGCGAGCCCCAGCGCGCATTGGCGGCATTGAGCGCGTAGCGTGCGTTCATCACCGGCACCACCAGCTGCGGGCCGGCCTGCAGCGCGAGCTCGTCATCGACGTTGGTGGTCGTGATCCGGGCATCGGCCGGCACCGGCAGCAGATAGCCGATCGATTCGAGGAAGGCGCGGTAGGCCGCCATGTCGGCGATCGGACCGGGGTGGGCACGGTGCCAGGCATCGATCTCGGCCTGCAGGCGCTCGCGCTCGGCGAGGAGGGCGCGGTTCTTCGGTGCCAGCGCGTGGATCAGCGCATCGAAACCGGACCAGAACGCTACCGCATCGACACCGCTGCCGGGCAGGGCTTCTTCTTCAATGAAACGCTTCAGGTTTGCAGCGACCTGAAGGCGCTGGCACGTCACTCGTTCGGTCATTTCTCGGGCTCTCTTCGACAAGGATATTGATCAACGCTCGTCCTGCGCACCACGCGCAGCCGAAAAAGCATGCGATCGATCGGCGCGTGGGTCAAGACCAGCGGACAAAAGTCTTCTATAAGATACAACAGATGAGCCCCCGCCTGCAGCACACACCCCGCCGCAATACGCGAAATGGACTCGAGGCGACGACGTTCAGGACACCGCCTCGACCCGCAGCGCACAGTACTTGAACTCCGGGATCTTGCCGAAGGGGTCGAGCGCAGGCTGGGTCAGCAAGTTGGCCGCCGCCTCGCGGTAGCAGAACGCCATGAACACGGTGCCGGCGCGCACGCCCTCGTCCGCCCTCGCCTCGAGCTCGATGCGCCCGCGCCGGGTCTGCAGCGCCACCCGCCCGCCCGTCGCCACGCCGAGGCGGGCGAGATCGGCCGGATGGACCGCGCACCAGGGGTCCGGGTCGAGCGCATCGAGCACCTCGGCGCGGCGCGTCATCGACCCCGTGTGCCAGTGTTCGAGCACACGCCCGGTGATCAGCACCATCGGGTAGTCCTCGTCGGGCAGCTCCGCCGCCGGCAGCGGCGCCACCGCGACGAAGCGACCGCGCCCGTTGGCGGTCGGAAAGCACGCCTGGAACAGCACCGGCTCGGACGGCGCATCGGCGGCGAGCTTCGGCGCCACGATCGCGCCCTCAGCCTCGAGCTTCGCCCAGCTCATCCCGCCGTGGCTGGGCATCGCCTGCACGAGCTCGTCGAACACCGCCCCCGGGCCGGGGTAATCCCACCCCAGCCCCATCCGGCGGGCGATCTCCTGGATGATCCACCAGTCCGGGCGGGCCTCGCCCGGCAGCGGCAGCACCGGACGCGCGAGCTGCACCAGGCGGTCGGTGTTGGTGAAGCTGCCGCCCTTCTCGAACAGGCTCGAAGCCGGCAGCACGACGTCGGCGAACATCGCGGTCTCGGTCAGGAAGATGTCCTGCACCACCAGGTGCTCGAGCTTTGCCAGGCCTTCGCGGGCGTGGGCGAGATCGGGGTCGGACATCGCCGGGTTCTCGCCTTCGATGTACATGCCGCGGATCTGCCCGGCGCAGGCGGCATCGATGATCTCGACCACGGTGAGGCCGGGGGTCTGCGCCAGCGGCGCCTGCCACAGCGCCTCGAAGCGCGCCCGCACCGCGGGGTCGGCCACCTTCTGGTAGTCGGGCAGCATCATCGGGATGAGGCCGGCGTCGGAGGCGCCCTGGACGTTGTTCTGGCCGCGCAGCGGGTGCAGGCCGGTGCCGCGGCGGCCAATCTGACCGGTCATCAGCGCCAGCGCGATCAGCGCGCGCACGTTGTCGGTGCCGTGGGTGTGCTGCGACACCCCCATCCCCCACAGGATCATGCTGTTCGGCCCGCGCGCGTAGGCGCGCGCGACCTCGCGCACGGTGGCGGCAGCGATGCCAGTGAGCGCCGCGGTGCGCTCGGGCGGATAATTCAGCGCGGCGTCACGGAAGGCCTCGAAGCCTTCGGTACGGGCGGCGATGAAGTCCGCGTCGGTGAGTCCTTCCTCGATGATCGTGCACGCCATTGACAGCAGCAGGGCGACATCGGCGTCGGCGCGGAACTGCAGCACGCGCCAGGCATGGCGCGCGAGCGGGGTCGCGCGCGGGTCCATCAGCACCAGCTTCGCGCCGCCGCGGTTGCCGCCGCTTTGGCCCTCGTGGTTGCCCCCCTTCACCGCGTTCTTGATGAAGCTCGCCGCCACCGGGTGGTTGGCCGCCGGATTGGCGCCGATGACGATGATCACGTCGGCGAAGTCGACGTCGCGCACCGGATTGGACACCGCGCCCGAGCCGATCCCTTCGAGCAGCGCGGCCACCGACGAGGCGTGGCACAGGCGCGTGCAGTGGTCCACGTTGTGGGTGCCGAAACCGGTCCGCACCAGCTTCTGGAACAGGTAGGCCTCCTCGTTGCTGCCCTTGGCCGAACCGAAGCCGGCGAGCGCGTGCGGGCCGTGGGCGTGCCGGATCCGCAGCAGCCCGGCGGCGGCGGCGTCGAGCGCCTCATCCCAGCTCGCTTCACGGAACGCAGTCAGCGGAGCGGCCGGATCGACCACCGTTCCCTTGGGCACTTCCGGACGGCGGATCAACGGCGTGGTCAGGCGCTCGCGGTTGCGGCTGTAGGTGAAGCCGTAGCGCCCCTTTACGCACAGGCGGCCGGCGTTGGCCGGGCCGTCGCCGCCCTCGGCGAAGACGATGCGCTGCGCCGCGCCCTCGCCGGCGACGTGGTAGCGCACCTGGCAGCCGACGCCGCAGTAGGGGCACAGGGAATCGACCTGCCGGGTCGGACGGTAGCTCGACGCGGGCGCGGCGGTGGCCTCGAGCAGCGCCGCCGGCTGCAGCGCGCCGGTCGGGCAGGCCTGGACGCATTCGCCGCAGCCAACGCAGCTCGAGTCCCCCATCGGCACGTCGAAGTCGAACACGATCGAGGTGTCGGCGCCGCGGCGGGCGAGGCCGATCACGTCATTCACCTGGACCTCGCGGCAGGCGCGCAGGCAGCGCGTGCACTGGATGCAGGCGGCCAGATCGACGGCGATGCCGGGGTGGCTGCGCTCGGGCACGGGATTGGCGCGGGGGGCGAAGCGGGGCTCCACGACGCCGAGCGCCTCACACCAGTGGGCAAGTTCGGAGTCCGCCTTCTCGACCTCGGCCGGGACGTCGGCGTGCAACAGCTCCAGCACCATGCGCTGCGAGGCGCGTGCGCGTTCGCTTGCGGCCTTCACTTTCATCCCCGGCTTGGGCGCGCGGCAGCACGAGGGGGCGAGCACGCGCTCGCCGTCGATCTCGACCACGCAGGCGCGGCAGTTGCCGTCGGCGCGCAGTCCGTCCGTGTAGCACAGGTGCGGGATGTCCGCGCCGGCGCGCTGCGCGGCCTGCAGGATCGATTCGCCGGGGGCGGCGTCGATGTCGCGGCCATCGAGCTCGAAGCGGATCCGGTCGGTGGCGTTCATCATGCGCTCCTCGTGTCGTCTGCATGCGGCCCCGGAGGGGCGGCGCCCGCATCGGAAGTCGTCGGCGAAGCGCCCGCTGCAGCGCCAGCGCGCGCGCCTCCGACCTCATGCGGGAAGAAGCGCAGCACCGACTGCATCGGGTTCGGCGCGGCCTGGCCGAGGCCGCAGATCGAAGCGTCCATCATCGTCCTGCCGAGTTCGGTGAGGAGCCCGGCGTCCCACGCGGGTGCCTTCATCAGCTCTACCGCCTTCGCCGTACCGACCCGGCACGGCGTGCATTGGCCGCAGGATTCGTCGGCGAAGAAGGCCATCGCATTTTCTGCGAGCAGGCGTGCGCGGTCGTGCTGCGAGAACACGACGATCGCCGCGGAGCCGATGAAGCAGCCGTAGGGCGCCAGGGTGTCGAAGTCGAGCGGCACGTCGGCCAGCCGCGCGGGCAGGATGCCGCCCGAGGCGCCACCGGGGAAGTAGCCGTACAGTTCGTGGCCGGGGAGCATGCCGCCGCAGTGCTCGTCGATCAGCTCGCGCAGGGTGATCCCGGCATCGGTGACGACGACGCCGGGCCGGGCCACGCGGCCGCTGACCGAGAAGCTCCTGAGGCCCTTGCGGCCGTGGCGGCCGTGGCGCGCGAACCATTCGGCGCCGCGCTCGGCACTCGTTTCGACGGTGTCGCGCACCCACCACAGCGTCTCGAGGTTGTGCTCCAGCGTCGGACGGCCGAACAGGCCGACTTCGGCGACATAGGGCGGACGCAGCCGCGGCATGCCGCGCTTGCCTTCGATCGACTCGATCATCGCCGACTCCTCGCCGCAGACGTAGGCGCCGGCCCCGCGGCGCAGCTCGATCGGCGGCAGCTCCGGCCATTCGGCGCGCACGCGCTCGAGCTCCTCGGCGAGCAGCCGGCGCAGCGCCGGGTATTCGTCGCGGATGTAGATCCAGATCGCGGCGATGCCGACCACCCGGGCGGCGATCAGCATGCCTTCGATGAAACGGTGCGGATCGGTCGACAGGTAGTGGCGGTCCTTGAAGGTGCCCGGCTCGCCTTCGTCGATATTGACCGCCATGTGGCGCGGCGCCGGCTGCGCCGCGACCGTGTGCCACTTGCGCGCGGCGGGAAAGCCGGCGCCGCCCAGCCCGCGCAGGCCGGCCGCGTCGAGCGCGGCGACGACCGACGCGGGATCGCGCGCGCCGCTGCGCACCGCCTCCCACAGCGCGTAGCCGCCAGCGGCACGGTAGGCCTCGAAGCGGATCGCAGCGGGCAGCACTTCTTCACGCTCGCCGCTGGCAACGACCGCGGCGACGGTGTCGACATCGGCGTGCAGCACCGGCCGTTGCCCGACCACCGCGACCGGCGCGCTGTCGCAGCGCCCGACACAGGGCACGCGCTGCACCCGCACCCCGGCGCCGAGCCGCGTTGCGAGCGTGGCGGCAAGTTCCGCGCCGCCGGCCATCGCACAGCCGAGCGAATCGCACACGCGCACGGTGAGCGCCGGCGGCGCGGCGCCGCCCTCGGCAACGAAGTCGAAGTGGTGATAGAAGGTCGCGACCTCGAACACTTCGGCGCGCGCCAGCTGCAGCGCTTCGGCAAGGGCGGCGAGGTGCTCGGCGTGGAGCGCACCGTGCGCGTCCTGCAGGCGGTGGAGGTATTCGATCAGGCGCTCGCGGCGCGGCGCCTCGCCGGCAAGCGCGGCGCGCGCGGCATCACGCGCGGTTTCGGACAGCGGGACACGCGTGGGTCCGCGCATCGCGGAACGGGCAGACATGGGGCTCTCCTCGGAGCAGGTTGCCGGGCTGCGCACGGGGCGGTGCCCCCCGGGCGCAGCGGCGGCGATGCCGCTCCCTGGCGCCGGGCACCGTCCCGCCGGAGCCGGTCTTCGGATGCTCAGTGCAGGGGCGCGCCGGTCAGGGCGCGGCGGGCGATCAGCGGAGACAGACGATAACGCTCCTCGCCGTAATGCGCACGCAGATTCTCCAGCACGCGGGCGACGAAGGGCGTGCCGAGGCGGTCGGCCCAGGCCAGCGGCCCTTCCGGGTAGTTGGTGCCGTTGCGCATCGCGGTATCGATGTCGGCCGCGGTGGCGATGCCCTGCAGCACGCAGTCGGCGGCTTCGTTGGCGAGCATGCACACCGTGCGCAGCGCCACCAGACCGGCGACGTCGTCGACCCGGCTGAGCGCGATCCCGGCGGCCTGCAGGGTGCCGACCACCGCCTGCCAGGCGGCATCGCTGCACTGGTCGGCGCGGGCCAGGGCCAGGCGCGGCGTGCTCGCGTAGTCGCGCGCGAGATCGAACAGCACCAGCTCCGGCGTCCCTTCCTCGTGCGCCCGCCGGGTGGCGGTACGGCCGTCGGACAGGGCCAGGCGCGCCATGCCGATGCGCAGCTCGCCGCCTTCCTCGGCCGCGCTCGCCGCGCAGCGCTCGACGGCGATGCCAGCCTGCGCGAGACGCGCCACCAGCGGCTCGGCGACGCCGAGGCGGCCGTGGACGGCGAGCGCCGGCAGCGCCGCCGCCGCGGGCTCCGCCGCCGGCGCCGGTTTTTCCGCTCCGTCGCGGTAGTCGTAGAAGCCCTGCCCCGACTTGCGCCCGAGGCGCCCGGCCAGCACCAGCTCGCGCTGGATCAGGCTCGGGGTGTAGCGGCGGTCGCCGTGGTAGGCGTCGAACACCGAATGGGTCACCGCGTAATTGACGTCGTGGCCGATCAGGTCCATCAGCTCGAACGGCCCCATCGGGAAGCCGCAGGCTTCGCGCAGCACCGCATCCAGCGTCGCCGGGGCGGCGGCACGCTCGGCGAGCACGCGCTGGGCCTCGGCGTAATAGGGACGGGCGACACGGTTGACGATGAAGCCCGGGGTCGAGCTCGCATGCACCGGCGTCTTGCCCCAGGCCTTCGCGGTGTCGTACAGCGTGCCCGCGACCGCGGGGTCGGTGGCGAGCCCGGAGACGATCTCGACCAGCGCCATGCGCGGTGCCGGGTTGAAGAAGTGCATTCCGGCCAGCCGCTCCGGGCGCGCCAGCGCCGCAGCCATCGCGGTGATCGACAGCGACGAGGTATTGGTGGCGAGAATCGCCTGCGGCCCGGCCAACTCTTCGAGCTGGCGGAACAGCTTCTGCTTGACCTCGAGGTTCTCGACGATGGCCTCGATCAGCAGACCGGCATCGGCGAGATCGTCGATGCGGCTGCTGCCGATCACCCGCGCCAGCACCGCCTCGGCTTCGGCTTCGGCGAGCTTGCCCTTGCCGACGAGAAAGCGCAGGTCCTTGCCGATCGCGTCGCGGCCGCGCGCAACCGCCTCCGCATTCATGTCGTACAGATAAACCGTGTGGCCGGCGCGGGCCGCCACGTGGGCGATGCCGCTGCCCATGGCGCCGGCGCCGATGACGGCGATGCGGGTCGAGGTCGAAAGTGCTGCCACGTCCATCTCCAGAAAGGGGACTCGGGAAAAGCCTCCGGGGCGCGGGTGACGCCCCCCGTGAAGCCCGGTTCAGTCGGTGTTCAGTTCCATCCAGTTCGACTTCGGCGTGCCGCAGTCGGGGCAGACGAAATCGGCCGGCACATCCGCCCACCGCGTGCCGGCAGGGATGCCGTGCTCGGGCAGGCCTTCAGCCTCATCGTAGGGGAAATAGCATGCACTGCATTGGTATTGGGCCATGGTGACTCTCCGTGAGGGGCAAATGCCCGCATGTGACGAGGGGAACAGCGGCGGAATCATCGCCGTCTCCGCGCCGGCGCAAGCCGGACGCGGAGCGCGGTCGTGCTTCCGTTCATGAGTGGGGTACAGGATGTCCTCGCCATCCGGTATTCAGTCTTCGAGCACGCGCTCGACAAAAGCGGCGACGGTGTCGAGCACCGCCTGCGGCTGGTCCTTGTGCGGCGAATGCCGGCAATCGGCGAGGCGGCACAGTTCGACGTCGCGCGCCTGCGCGGCGATGCGCTCGATCTGCGTCATCGTGCCGTACTCGTCATCCTCGCCCTGGATCGCCAGCACCGGCACGGTGATGCGCGGCAGATATTGCTCGATGTTCCAGGCGCGGAAATCCGGGTGCAGCCAGATGTCGTTCCAGCCGCGAAAGGCCGCCTCGACGTCATGGTGGTAGCGCCCCAGACGGGACGGCAGGTCGGTCGTGGTCCACGCCTGCCCGGCGGCGGCGATGCTCGAAACCGAAATGTCCTCGACGATCACGTGCGGCGCCATCAGGATCAGCCCGGCGAGCGCAACGTCGGTCCCCCCCGCGCAGATCAGCGCGATCGAGCCGCCGTCCGAGTGGCCGAACAGCAGCGGGCGCTCGACGCCCAGTTCGGCGAGCAGCGCCGGCAGCACCGTCAGCCCTTCGTCGTGCATGTAGCGCACCGTGCGCGGCAGCGTCGCCGGACCGGAGCGGCCGTAGCCGGCGCGCGAATAGACGATGGCCTCGCATCCGGTCGCATCGGCGACGCGCTGCGGAAAATCGCGCCACATCGCCACCGAGCCCAGCCCTTCGTGGAGAAAAACGATCGCGGGGGCGCCCTCGCGCGGATGTGCCGAGGGCAACCGGACGTATTCGAGGCGGGTGCCGCCGATACCGACTGTCTTCATCGTGAACAAACTCCGTCTGGGGTGCCGCCCTTGGCGGGCGGCCGATGCGGGAGCCGGCCCGATGGGCGGCCCCCTGCGTGTTTTTTTAGACGCCGAGATGCTTCTGGATCAGTTCCGGGTCGTTGCGCACGGCGGCGCTGGGGCCGTCGAAGACAACCTGGCCCTTGACCAGGATCATCGAGCGGTCGGTGAGCGCGGTCACCGCGGCGTGGTTCTTGTCCACGATTACGGTGGCGATGCCGGTGTCGCGGATGGTGCGGACCACGTTCCAGATTTCCTTCACCATCAGCGGCGCCAGGCCCTCGGTGGCTTCGTCCAGGATCAGCAGGTCGGGGTTGGTCATCAGCGCACGGCCGATGGTGAGCATCTGCTGCTCGCCCCCGGAGAGCTGGCCGCCGCCGTTGGACAGGCGCTCGCCCAGGCGCGGGAAGGTCTCCATCACGCGCTCGAAGGTCCACGCGCGCTGGCCGTCGACGCCGGCGCGCGCGGCCATGATCAGGTTCTCGCGCACGCTCAGGTTGGGGAAGATCCCCCGCCCCTCGGGCACGTAGGCAATGCCGCGCAGCGCGATCCGGTGCGTGCTCGCCCCGGTCATGTCGTCGCCATTGACCTTGACCGTGCCGTGACGCGGACGCACCAGCCCCAGCATCGAGCGGATCAGCGTGGTCTTGCCCATGCCGTTGCGCCCCATCAGGCCGAGCGCCTCGCCCTTGGCGATGTGGAAATCGACCCCGTGCAGGATGTGGCTCGAACCGTAGTAGGTGTGCAGGTCGTGCGCTTCGAGCAGCGTCTCAGACATGTTCGTCCTCTCCCAGGTAAGCGGCCTGCACCTCGGCGCTGTTGCGGATCTGCGCCGGCGGGCCCGATTCGAGCACCGCACCGTTGACCATCACCGTGATCGTGTCGGCGACCGCGAACACCGCGTCCATGTCGTGCTCGACGAGCAGGATCGCGCGCCCGTCCTTGAGCCCCCGGAGCAGCTCGACCATCTTCGCCGACTCCTCCGAGCCCATTCCTGCCAGCGGCTCATCGAGCAGCAGCACCTTGGCGTCGGTCGCCAGCACCATCGCGATCTCGAGCTGGCGCTGCTCGCCGTGCGACAGCGTGCCCGCCACCCGCGCCTCGCGCCCGCCCAGCCCGGCTTCGGCGACCGCCGCGCGCGCGCGCTCGACGGTGTCGCCCAGGCGCTGGGCGTCGGTGAAGATCTTCCACGGCCGCGGCCGGCGCGACTGCGCCGCCAGGCGGCAGTTCTCGAGCACGGTGAACTGCGGGAAGATGTTGGTGCGCTGGTAGCTGCGCCCGATCCCCAGGTGCGAGCGCGCCGCCGCCGACAGCCGGGTGATGTCCTTGCCGCCGAGCAGGATGCGCCCGGACGAGGGCGGCAGATCGCCCGAGAGCATGTTGATGCAGGTCGACTTGCCCGCGCCGTTGGGGCCGAGCAAGGCGTGCAGCGTGCCGCGCTCGAGCGTGATGCACACTTCTTCGTTCGCCGTCAGCCCGCCGAAGTGGCGGGTCAGACGGTCGGCCACGAGCATTGCCTCAGCCATTCTTGTCCTCTCCCCAGTTGATCATGCGGATCACCCGCTTGGGCAGCCCGGCCAACCCGTCCGGCATGAACAGCACCGCCAGCACGATCACGCTGCCCATCAGCAGCTGCCAGTGCTTGCTCAGGTCGGTAAACAGCTCCTGCAGGCCGATGAAGGCGAACGCCCCGGCCGCCGCCCCCGCCAGGCTGCCCATGCCGCCCAGGATCACCATCATCAGCACGTTGCCCGACTGGTGCCAGGACAGGTACTCGGGAGTGACGAAGCCGAACAGCACCGCGTACAGGAAGCCCGCCACCCCGGCCAGCGCGCCGGCCAGCGTGAACGCGGCCAGTTTGTAGCGGAAGGTGGCGTAGCCCAGCGACTGCATGCGGTGCTCGTTGCTGTGGATGCCCGCCAGCACGCGCCCGAACGGCGAGCGCAACACCAGCTTCAGGAGCACGAACACCGCCACCATCGCCGCCAGGATGAAGTAGTACATCTGCAGCGGCTCGTTCAGGTCGAACGGCACCCAGCTGCCGATCGCCGCATCGGGCTTGAAGTTCAGGTAGATCCCGTCCGAGCCTCCGCCCAGCGGGGTGTCGTGGAAGATGTAGTAGGCCATCTGGGCGAAGGCCAGCGTCACCATGATGAAGTAGATGCCCTTGGTGCGCAGCACGAACAGCCCGATCACGAGCGCGGCCAGCGCCGCGGCCAGCACCGAGGCCGGGAAGGCGAACCAGAAGCTGGCCGGGTCGTACTTGGGCGTCACCAGCGCCACAACGTAGGCGGCGATGCCGAAATATGCCGCGTGCCCGAGGCTCACCAGCCCGGTGAAGCCGACCAGCAACGCCAGGCTCATGGCGAAGATCGCCATCACCAGGGTCTTGGCCAGCATCTCGACGTAGAAGCTCGAGCCGTACAGCGGATAGGCGATCAGCACGAGCAGCGCGAGCAGTTGTAGAAACAGCGGGAGTCTGGAATTCATCGCCTAGCCTTTCTTGAAGATGCCTTCGGGGCGCCACAGCAGCACCACCGCCATCACCAGGTACACCCCCAGTCCGGCGAACTCGGGCACCAGCACCTTGCCGAAGGTGTCGGTAAAGCCCACCAGCAGCGCCGCCACCAGCGCCCCCCACACCGAACCGATGCCGCCGATCACCACCACCACGAAGGAGATGATCAGCACGTTGCCGCCCATCCCCGGATACACCGAGGACACCGGCGCGGCGAGCATGCCGGCGAGCGCGGCCAGCGCCACGCCGAGGGCGAACACGTTGCGGTACAGCAGGTCGATGTTGACGCCGAGCGCCTGCACCATTTCGCGGTTGTGCGAGCCGGCGCGGATCATCATCCCCAGCCGGGTGCGCTGCATCAGCCACCACAGTCCGGCGGCCAGGGCCACGCACACCACCGAGATCACGATCCGGTAGACCGGGTAGGACAGGGTGTCCGAAAGCTGGATCGAGGCCGAGAACAGCGCCGGGATGTCCACCCCGTGCACGTCGTCGCCCATGGTCAGGCTGCGCAGTTCCTCGAAGATCAGGATCAGCCCGTAGGTCAGCAGCACCTGCTGCAGGTGGTCGCGTTTGTACAGATGTACGAACAGCAGCTTCTCGAGCAGCGCCCCGAAGGCGAACGCCAGCGGTATGCCGAGCACGATCGCCAGCATCAGGTTGCCGGTGGCGCTGGTGAGGGCGAACGCCATGTAGGCGCCGATCATGTAGAAGCTGCCGTGCGCCAGGTTGATGATGCCCATGATCCCGAACACCAGCGTCAGCCCGCTGGCCACCAGAAACAGCAGCAGTCCGTACTGCAGCGAATTCAGGATCTGGATCAGGAAGGAAACGAAATCCATGCTTGGGCCTCCCCCTCCCGGACTCGCCCAGGGCGGCGGGATACGGTGGATGAAAGTGCGTGGAACGGAAAACCCTGCGCCGGCCCGGCCGGCGCAGGCGGTGCGATCGGCGCAGCGATCAGTTCATGCGGCAGCCGCGGGCCGGATCGGCGAGCTTGGGCGCGGCGACGCCGACGACCTTGTTCTCCTTGCCCTCGACCTTGCGCAGGTAGATGTCCTGCACCGGGTTGTTGGCCTTCGACAGGGAGAACGCACCGCGCGGGCTGTCGACCGTCGCCGCGCTCATCGCCTTCATCACCGCATCCTTGTCGAACTTGCCCGCCGGCGCCTTGGCCAGGCCGGCGCCGAGGAGCTGGGCGGCGTCATAGCCCTGCACCGCATAGACGTCGGGCTGTGCCTTGTAGGCGCTGGCGTAGCCGGTGCGGAACGCCTTGTCCTTCTCGGTATCGAGGCCGTCGGCGTAGTGCAGGGTGGTCATCACGCCCTCGCCCGCACCGCCCATCGCCTCCAGCGTGCCGTCGGTGAGGAAGCCCGAGCCGTACAGCGGGATGCTGTTCATGAGCCCCGCCGCATCGTAGTCCTTGACGAACTTGGCCGCGCCGCCGCCGGCAAAGAACACGAACACCGCATCGGGCTTGAGGCCGGCGATCTCGGTCAGGAAGGGCTGGAACTCGACGTTCGGGAAGGGCAGGTAGAGCTCCTTGGCGATCTTGCCGCCGGCCTGTTCGAAGGCCTCCTTGAAGCCGGCCACCGACTGCTCACCGAACGAGTACTTCCAGGTCACCGTGACCACGTTCTTGTGCCCGCGCTCGGCCACCACCTTGCCCATTGCGTAGGCCGGCTGCCAGGCCGAGAACGACACGCGGAACACGTTGGGCGCGCACAGCGGCCCGGTCAGCTCGTCGGCCCCGGCGTTGGGGATGATCATCAGGGTCTTGGTGTCGCGCGCGACCTTGGCCATTGCCAGCGCCACGCCCGAGTGCACCGTGCCGACGAGCACATCGACTTCGTCGCGCTTGACCAGCTTGTTGGCGTTCTCGGTGGCCTTGGCGGCGTCGGACTCGTCATCGACGACGAAGTATTCGACCTCGCGCCCGCCCAGCTTGCCGCCCTGCTCCGCCACGTACTGCTTGAACCCGTTGGTGATCGCATTGCCTACTGAAGCGTAGGTCCCGGTATAGGGCAGCATCAGGCCGACCTTGACCCTGTCCGCCGCATAGGCTCCGCTCAGCGGCAGCAAGGCCATCAGACCAACTCCGACCACACCAGTCACACACTGCATCGATTTCCGCGTGTTCATGTAAGTCTCCTTTCGAATTTATAATTAAGCCAGCAAGCAAGGTTATTCACCCACTTCTTGAACAACTCTGTTTCAACGATCAGCTTCGATTTTGTCAGATTCTTATGACATTTGTATTTACTAAATTCCCTGTTATTAACCCGGCAATGACACGGATTCAGGTTTTAAAGATGGCTACGCGAAGCGCAGTGAGCATTAGGCTCTATGCCGTTTTTCCAGGAATGCCGCGACAGCCTCCTCATGCTCTGAAGTCTTGTGAGCTAGCGCCTGGTAGGTTGCAGAAAGCTCCAACAGGGACTCCAAACGCATGTGCTGCCCCTCTCGCAGAAGCCGTTTTGTCATACGCAATGCAGGGCCAGGGTTGGAAACAATACGCTGCACCAACTTGTTAGCCACCTCCAGCAACTCCTCGCCAGGCACTACACGGGACACCAGGCCGCAGTCGAGAGCCTCTTGCGCAGAAATTGGATCGCCCGTGAAGGACATTTCCGCCGCCCACGATTGACCTACCACACGCGGCAGTAACCAAGCCCCCCCATCGCCCGGAACAATCCCAACCTTTACAAAGGACTCCGCGAAATATGCTGATGAAGCGGCGATTCGGATATCGCACATGCATGCCAAGTCGCATCCTGCACCGATTGCCCCCCCATTTACTGCCGCGATCACAGGCACCTCAAGATTGTAGAGTGCCAGCGTGAGCCGCTGAATTCCACGTCGATATTCATCGCTGATCGTGATCGGATCTACTTTCTCCTCCGAATAACGC
Proteins encoded in this window:
- a CDS encoding branched-chain amino acid ABC transporter permease, which gives rise to MDFVSFLIQILNSLQYGLLLFLVASGLTLVFGIMGIINLAHGSFYMIGAYMAFALTSATGNLMLAIVLGIPLAFAFGALLEKLLFVHLYKRDHLQQVLLTYGLILIFEELRSLTMGDDVHGVDIPALFSASIQLSDTLSYPVYRIVISVVCVALAAGLWWLMQRTRLGMMIRAGSHNREMVQALGVNIDLLYRNVFALGVALAALAGMLAAPVSSVYPGMGGNVLIISFVVVVIGGIGSVWGALVAALLVGFTDTFGKVLVPEFAGLGVYLVMAVVLLWRPEGIFKKG
- a CDS encoding branched-chain amino acid ABC transporter permease; protein product: MNSRLPLFLQLLALLVLIAYPLYGSSFYVEMLAKTLVMAIFAMSLALLVGFTGLVSLGHAAYFGIAAYVVALVTPKYDPASFWFAFPASVLAAALAALVIGLFVLRTKGIYFIMVTLAFAQMAYYIFHDTPLGGGSDGIYLNFKPDAAIGSWVPFDLNEPLQMYYFILAAMVAVFVLLKLVLRSPFGRVLAGIHSNEHRMQSLGYATFRYKLAAFTLAGALAGVAGFLYAVLFGFVTPEYLSWHQSGNVLMMVILGGMGSLAGAAAGAFAFIGLQELFTDLSKHWQLLMGSVIVLAVLFMPDGLAGLPKRVIRMINWGEDKNG
- a CDS encoding ABC transporter ATP-binding protein, with translation MAEAMLVADRLTRHFGGLTANEEVCITLERGTLHALLGPNGAGKSTCINMLSGDLPPSSGRILLGGKDITRLSAAARSHLGIGRSYQRTNIFPQFTVLENCRLAAQSRRPRPWKIFTDAQRLGDTVERARAAVAEAGLGGREARVAGTLSHGEQRQLEIAMVLATDAKVLLLDEPLAGMGSEESAKMVELLRGLKDGRAILLVEHDMDAVFAVADTITVMVNGAVLESGPPAQIRNSAEVQAAYLGEDEHV
- a CDS encoding ABC transporter ATP-binding protein, producing MSETLLEAHDLHTYYGSSHILHGVDFHIAKGEALGLMGRNGMGKTTLIRSMLGLVRPRHGTVKVNGDDMTGASTHRIALRGIAYVPEGRGIFPNLSVRENLIMAARAGVDGQRAWTFERVMETFPRLGERLSNGGGQLSGGEQQMLTIGRALMTNPDLLILDEATEGLAPLMVKEIWNVVRTIRDTGIATVIVDKNHAAVTALTDRSMILVKGQVVFDGPSAAVRNDPELIQKHLGV
- a CDS encoding ABC transporter substrate-binding protein; translation: MALLPLSGAYAADRVKVGLMLPYTGTYASVGNAITNGFKQYVAEQGGKLGGREVEYFVVDDESDAAKATENANKLVKRDEVDVLVGTVHSGVALAMAKVARDTKTLMIIPNAGADELTGPLCAPNVFRVSFSAWQPAYAMGKVVAERGHKNVVTVTWKYSFGEQSVAGFKEAFEQAGGKIAKELYLPFPNVEFQPFLTEIAGLKPDAVFVFFAGGGAAKFVKDYDAAGLMNSIPLYGSGFLTDGTLEAMGGAGEGVMTTLHYADGLDTEKDKAFRTGYASAYKAQPDVYAVQGYDAAQLLGAGLAKAPAGKFDKDAVMKAMSAATVDSPRGAFSLSKANNPVQDIYLRKVEGKENKVVGVAAPKLADPARGCRMN
- a CDS encoding crotonase/enoyl-CoA hydratase family protein, whose translation is MGSFLLFEKNGPVVTLTMNQPELRNVLTGNSAVEDFVDACSRIACDPTVRAVILTAAGTVFCAGGNLKDMRRYSEEKVDPITISDEYRRGIQRLTLALYNLEVPVIAAVNGGAIGAGCDLACMCDIRIAASSAYFAESFVKVGIVPGDGGAWLLPRVVGQSWAAEMSFTGDPISAQEALDCGLVSRVVPGEELLEVANKLVQRIVSNPGPALRMTKRLLREGQHMRLESLLELSATYQALAHKTSEHEEAVAAFLEKRHRA